Below is a genomic region from Persicimonas caeni.
TTGATGGTCCGACGCATGGAGGAGCTGGGCGTCGACCTCGAGACGGTCGACTCGACACTTCGCGGCCGCAAGGCGGCGTGTTCCGAGGCGTTACGGTTCTGGGCGACGCATTCGTCGACGCACTTTTATTGTCCGAGCTCGCTGGCCGCGCCCGACCCGTATCCGCGTATGAGCGCCTTCTTCTTGTCCGTCATCGGCGCCGAGACCCGCGTGCAGGTGCGCCGACGTGGGCGCACTCCCGAGTACGTGGTCGCACCGGTGGGAAGTGGCGGATATGCTGCAGGACTCTTCTCGGAGTTCGTCGACGAGGAGATGGTCCAACTGGCCGGTGTCCAAGCTGCCGGCGAGGGGCTGTCGTGCCGCCATTCGGCGAGCCTCGTCGCCGGGCGTCCCGGCGTCTTTCAGGGAACCTACTCTTTTTTACTCCAAGATGACGACGGCCAGGTCTTGTCTCCGGCGAGTATCGCCGGCGGCATGAGCGTGCCCAACGTGGGCCCGCAGCACGCACACTGGGCCGAGCAGGGCCGGGTGCATTACGTAGCCGTCACCGATGACGAGGCGATCGACGGGGTGCGAAAGCTCCTCAAATACGAAGGGATTTTGGTGTCGCTCGAATCGGGTCACGCGCTCGCTTACGCGCTCAAGCTCCTTCCCACGCTCCACGAAGACCAAGACGTCGTGGTCGGCGTAACCGGCGGGGGCATGCGCGATTTGAAGCGTCTTGCCTGCTGCGATGATTCGGGAGGGGCGTGATGAACGAACGGCTCGCGTACGTTTGCCGCAAGGCGCAAGGGCAGGGCGAACGGCTGTTGATGACCGCGATCGTCGCCGCCGACCCCTACCTCGACGCCACGCTCGACTATATGCGGGTGCTCGCCGACGAGGGCGCCGACATGATCGAGCTGATCTTTCCGTTCTCCGATCCGACCTACCACGGCGCGGTGATCCAGCGCGCCTCGGCCCGGGCGCTTCGCGAAGAGGTGAGCTGGGACGAGATCATCGAGTTGGGTCAGCAGTTTCGGGAGACGCACGACACGCCGGTGTTCTTTTCGACCTACTACAACCGGATTCTGGCGCGTGGGATCGACACCTTCGTCGATTGCCTGCTCGAGGCCAAGTTCGACGGCGCGATGGTCACCGACCTGCCGTGGGAGGAGGGCGAGGCGCTGCGAACGGCGTTGCGCGCCAACAATCTGGCGCTGCCGGCAGCGGTTGCCCCCACCACGACCACGGAGCGCTTCGCGCAGATCGCGGCCGGATGCGACAGCTTCTTGATCTGGACGGGCCACTCCGGCGGGGAACCGACGATCTCGAATCAGCAGTTCGCCGAGCGAATGAAGGAGTTTCGCCAGTCGAGCGACTCGCCCATCTTGGCGTCGATGAAGATCTCGACGGGGTACGACGCCCAGGCGGTCGCGCCGCATTGTGACGGCGTGCTCGTGGGCTCGGCGTTGGTGTGGCTCGTCGAGGGACGGGGCCCCAACTTCACCGAAAGTCTTGCCGGTTTCGTGCGCGAACTGCGGTTGGGCGTGGACGGGAAGCTCGAAACACCGGGGGAAGACGCACCGCAGTAGCGTTTCCCCGAGCCCCTGCCATCCAAAGACCTGGTCCACCTCGGGCCAGGTCTTTTCTTTGAGGGCTATTCTTTGTCCTCGTCATCCATCTCCAACGGCAACAGGTTGCCATTCTCGGCATCCTCACCGTTTTGGCGCAGCTCGCGCAGCATCTTGGCGACCTCTGGCAACACCTCGCCGGTGCGCACGTGGATGTCGCGCTGCGGGAAGGGAATTTCGATATCAGCTTTGTGCAGCGCGTCCCAGATGTCGAAGTAGATCAGTCCCTTGAGGCGAAACGGGCTGACCTGACGGCAGTCGTAGTAGACGAGCAACTGGAAGTTGACCGAGCTGTCGCCGAAGCCGACAAGCCACACCTCGGGGTCGGGCTTCTGCAAGATGAGGTCGCAATTGGCGGCGGCGTCGAGGAGCACCTCTTTTACGTGCGACGGATCGGCGTTGTAGGTCACGCCCACGTCGATGCGCATGCGCACGTAGCTGTCGCGGAAGGTCCAGTTCGTGATCTGGCCACCGACGATCTCTTTGCTGGGGATGAGCATGTCGTAGTTGTCGGGCGTGCGGATGACCACGCTGCGTGCGCCGACTGCCTCGACGCGCCCGTAGGTGTCGCGCACGGTGATGAAGTCGCCCTTTTTGACCGAGCGGCCAAAGAGGATAATGAAGCCCGAGATGAGGTTTTCGGTCAGCGTCTGCAGACCGAAACCGATGCCCACCCCGAGGCTCGCCAGCACTACGGCGATGGCCGACAGGTTGACGCCGATCGCCGCCAACACCATCAAGAAGGCGATGACCACCAGCACGTAGCTCAGCAGGGTGTTGATGGCGTAGGCGATGCCCACGTCGACCGAAAACGCCGGGTACACCTTGGCGTTGAGGAACGCCTTGAGGATCTTGATGGCCAAGACGGTCCCGAAGACGATCAGGCCCACGGCGAGCACGTTGAACAGCGAGATCTGGACGTTGCCCGCGGCCAGAATCGGGGTGCGAAGCAGCGCGACGACCGCCTCGCGCACCGCCAGGAGGTCGAGAATGGTGACGATGACGATCAGGCCACCGGCCACGAACAAGAACTTTTCGAGGCTCGCAGCCAGGTGCGGCGGCCCGGTCTCGGCGGTACGGGTGCCCACCGCCTCCTCGGCGTCGATGGCTTCGGTGCGTTTGCGCAAAAACGCCTTGATGCCGTTGCCCACCACGAACGCAAAGATGACCAGCAAGATGATCGCGTAGCCGCGCGACAGGATGAAGGTCGAGGCGTTGTCGAAGCCTGCCGCGCGCATCAGCAACAGGAGCACGGTCACCGAGAGCAACCAGTGGTAGTACCGGTCGATGGTCTCCCGGAAAAAGGAGTAGATGCGCGAGCCTTCGTACGCCGGCAGGAGCGCCATGACCGACGGTTGCACAAAGAACAGGTAGACCGGCACGAAGGCAACGGTCAACTCCAGGCAGAAACGCACGAAGTAGAAGACCTGACGGTGGTACTCGAACGTCTCGATGGCGGCCAGGGCGAGGAGAAACCCGAAGATGAGCCGGGTGACCCAGATCGCGTAGGTCTCGAGGCGAAGGGCGTGCTCGTCGGCGACGTCGATTAGCCGGCCGCTAAACGTGACGACGAACGCCGCATGGATGGCTCGGTACGCAACGCCCAGCCACAGAGCCCGGGTCAAGAACAGACTCCAAGGAGACTGCTGCGCGAGCGCTTGGATGGGAAAGTAGCTCAGGATCACCAGCGACAGCAGCGGGGCTACCCGCCCCGAGACCAACACCAGCGCGCGGAGTCCCTGGGTGGCCGCGCGCGAGATATCGATGTGGATGCGCGCCTGCCAACGCTTCGACCACTTCAAAAAGGCGCGGTCGAGCAGGGCGAACACGATGGTGAGTATGAGGGCGACCAGCGCCGGAAATAGCTCGAAGGCGATCTCGCGCGGGCTCATCTGCTGGAAGCGCTGTGGCGCACGGGTGACGCGTTCGCCGAGGCCGTCGAGATCGGCGAGCACCATGTCGGGCAAGGCGCTCGTAAACCCGAGGTCTTGGCGTTCGAGGAAGCCTTCGAAATTGCGCTCTAGGATGCGCTTGGCCTTCTCGGCGCCCGGCTCGAGCGATTGGACCTGCACGGCGAGTGTTTCGGCCGAGAGAGGTTCGTCGTCTTTTTGAGCCTCGGTGGTGTCTTTGGGCTTTTGTTCGGCTTCTTGTTGTCCGGCCTGAGCCTTCTGGGACTCGGCTGATTTTTGATCAGTCGTTTCTTGCTCAGTCGTTTGTTGCTCAGTTGTTCCTGGCTCGGACGGAGCCGAGAACTCGGGCGGATTGGACTGGAAGAACTCAGTGGGCGACTCGCAGCCGGCCACCGCGAAGACGAGGAAGGCGACGAGCAGCAGGCTCGAGAAGCGCAAAGCGTGTCGAAGTGGAGCACGGGAATGCGAGGCGCGTTCGCCTTGGTTGTCACGAGAGAAGAACATCAAGGTCTCGTGGCGGTGGTAACTGGTCTCCCGGAAGTACCACTTTCCGAGACGCTTGGAAAGCAGATGCTCACGAAGTTGCTTGACCAGCTTTGGGCTGTTATAAGACACTTCGTTGTAATTGAGACGACGTAATACCCTGCATCCAACTACGTAAAGCGGGTAACTTCGAGAGGAGATTCATGATGAAATTCGCCCGATTTTTCAGCACGGTTTTGATCGCGCTGCTCTTCGCCTCGTCCGCAGTGGCGCAGGACGCCCAGCCGATCGAGAACGAAGAGTTCGGCGTCACGATCACGCCGCCGGCGAAATGGGAGGTTACCCAGGGCAATGATAAAGCCGTGGCCAGCTTCAAGCACAAGCCCTCGCAGAGCCAGATCGAGGTCGTGGGCACCAAGCTGATGACCCCGGACGTGGCCGACGTCTTCTTCAAGACGTTCCACAAGACGCTGACCGAGTCGAACTTCGAGCAGGCCTCGCAAAAAGAAGCCACCATCGGTGGCATCGAAGGCACGCAGACCATCTACAAGTTCACTCACTCGGGCGTCACCCTGGAAGTGGTTATCTTCCAGTTCATCAAAGACTCGAGCGCTTGGTTGGCCGTGGGCTACATGCAGGACACCGAGAAGGCCGAGTACATGGACGACTTCACCTCGGTCATCGAGAACATGAAGTTCGCCAAGGCCGAGTAAGGCGTCGCGACGCCGACAGGCCTGAAGAACGTGACGAGGCAGCCCCGACGGATCCGATTCCGCCGGGGCTGTCGTCGTTTTACGTCATGCACGTGCCAAGTTGACCGTGCGGACAATTTTGCCGAAGTTTTGAAGAATCCCGACTTGCCGTACGTTTAAAGTGAGTCAGGATGCGCCCGCTTGATGGGCGGTCAACGTGAGCTGAGGAGTCAAAATGCGCAGATGGTTTCTGAATATGCTGGTTCTCTTGATGAGCTTGGGCCTCGCATCGAGCGCCATGGCCCAGGAGGACGACAAGCCCGACATGCGGGCGAAGGTCATCAAGGACAAAGAGAGCGGTGTGTCGGTGACTCGTCCGGAGGGTTGGGTCAACGGCAAGAAGAAGAGCGGCGGGACCATCGCCGTCTTTCGAGCCGCGGGGGACGAAGAGGCCCAGATCGACGTGCTCGTCAGCCCCCTGAAGCGCGAGAGCGCGGCCACGGCCTTCTTCACCTCGTTTCACGCCAACCTTCACAAGACCGGCTTCGCCAAACGTGAAGTGCGAAAAGAGGCGACCTACAAGGGCAAAAAGGGCCTGGAGACCGAATACGGCGCGAAGTCAGGAAAACGTCAGTTCCGCCTGATTGTCTGGCAGTACCACCAGGGGAGCAACGCCATCATCGTCAGCGGCTTCTTTCCGGCCGAGGGTCGAGACAAGTACTACGCCGACTTCCAAAAAGTCCTCAACGCACTCGTTTTCGAATAACCCGACGGCGGGCGGCGGTAAAACATGCCGCCGCGACCACCCACCACAGGCTCGGCAGCACGCTGCGCTGGCTGCCGGTGCTCGCGCACGTCGGCTCGTCCGGCGCCGCGATACGCTCGCAGTGCGCGAGGTCAGCCACCAAGAGTCCCTCGGTGCACCGATAGCCGTCGGGGCAGTCGTCCGCCTCAGCCTCGCAGGTTACGGTGCAGTAGCCGAAATCTCCGGGGTTGGGGGCGAGTACACATGCCTCCTCACACACCAACCGATCGAGCGCGCAAGCCTCTCCCACCTCACCGCGCGTCTCTCGACACAACCTCAAACTCTCGACCATGTCACAACGGTGACCGAGCGCGCAGTCGCGTCCGCTGGAGCACTCGTCGCGCGGCGTAGCGACCTCGTAGATCGCGCAGAGGCCGAGCTTGTCATCGACTGCGAGGGTGCGCATGCCGCCGTCGCCTCGGTAGGACGGGGCCATGGTCGCCAGCGTGTCATCGGTGTGGGAGAGGCCGAGCACATGGCCTAACTCGTGGGTGAGGACGCTCTCGACGTCGACGGTGAGGCGGTGCTCACCACTCGGGTCGGTGTAGGCCGGCTGAAAGGGGCGTGGCTCGGGCGACCAGTCGTAGTCGGCGCTGTTCAGAAAGACGGTACGGTTGGGATACTCGTCGACGCACCCGAGCTTGGTGAAGCCGACCGTCTGGGGCAGAAAGCAGGTCGCATTTTGGGGAGAGGTAAATAAAAACGGGATCTCTCCGGGGCCAACCTCATCGAGCGACGGGCGGTGGCCTGCGTAGACGACCTGCGCCGAGGCACAGGGCACGTCCGTCCAACTCGCCGCGGCGTTTCGGGCGGCCCGTTCGACCTGCTCGAAACTCACTCCGGCAGGTGCCTCTCCCAAAAAGACAAATCGAACCGGAAAGTCTTCGACCGGTATAGGCCAGCCGTTCTCGACGAACCAGCCATAGCCAAGCCAAGGCTGTTGCTGCGCGGGGGGCTCGGCCCACGTGCTTGCCTGCACGTTGGTCGCGCCGGCGCAGAGGAGGGTGGCAGCCAAGAGGCCCGTGATGGTGTGGGAGGGTCGGAACATCATAGTCGTCGCAGCGGCGTACGGGAACACGCTACGACTATAGACGAAGGCCAAGCAGAAACCGAGGCGACAGATATTCAAATTAATTTAGATCCCTTTCCAAGCCTGCGCGTTGAACCACATCAACGGCAATCAAACGGTCCCGTCAACGACACGGAGCAAAAGATGAAACGGCTTGGAACCATCGCAGTCATCGCAGGGCTTCTTCTGGCAACCGCGCTCTTCTACAGGCTGCGCCCCGAGGAGACACCACCCGAGACGACCGAGGTCAAGGTCACCAAGCCTACGCCGGTGCCGGTCAAACAGGAGCCGACGCCAACCACGCACGCTGCCGCCGACGGAACCCTCGAGCTCGAGGCGGGCATCTCGCACGGCTATATCGCCAGCGCGAACGCCGAGGACGTCTACGCTGCGATCGATATCTCGGCCAAAGAGATTGAAGGCGGCACTCGCCCGCCGCTGAACCTCGCGGTGGTCATCGACCGGTCGGGCTCGATGCGCGGCAGCAAGCTCGAGTACGCCAAGCGTGCCGCCATGCGCCTGGTCGACGAGCTCGAGCCGCACGACCGCCTGTCGATCATCTCGTACGCCAGCGGGGTGTCCGTCGATATCTCTTCGCGAAAGGCGACTCGGGCCGCCAAGGCGAGCATGCGCGCCGCCGTCCAGCAGATCTACGCCGGTGGAGGGACCAATATCAGCGGCGGCTACAGCCGTGGCTTCCAAGAGGTGCAGCGCTGGAAGACCGAGGAGAGCGTCAACCGCGTGGTGCTGTTGTCCGACGGCAAGGCAACCGTGGGCGTGACCAACCCTTACTCGCTCGAGAGCATGGCGCGCACCAACCTGCAGCAGGGCGTCTCGCTGACCACCATGGGAGTGGGCCTCGACTACAACGAAGATTTAATGGCCGGCATGGCAGACCAGGGCGCCGGCAATTACTACTTTATCGACCAGCCCAACACGGTCGTCTCCATCTTCGAGTCCGAGTTCGACGGGCTGGCCAAGACCGTGGCCAGAAACACGTCTCTGGTCATCTCCTTGGCCGAGGGCGTCGACGTCGAGAACCTGTACGGCTTCTCCTTCGAGCGCTCCGATAACCAAGTCATGGTCGCGCTGGCCGAGTTCCAGTCGGGCGAGAAGAAGAACATTTTGCTCAAGCTCAAGACCAGCGCCAAGAGCGCGGGCAAACTGCCCGTCATGGACATCGACCTGAGCTATGAGGATGTCACCGACGACGGCGCCAAAAACCAGAACGTCGCGCTCAGCTCGGTGGTCACTGACGACATTGCCAAGACCAAGACCGAGATCAACGTCGACGTCATCTCGCGCGTCCAGCAGGTCGAGGTCGCCGAGAGCCTCAAAGAGGCGATGGTCGCCTACGACCGCGGTGACAAGGCGCAGGCACAGCAGGTCCTCGAAAAGCGTCGCTCCTCGCTTCGCCGAGCGCGCAAAAAATACGACCTCCAAGAGCCCGCCTTCGCCGAAGCCGAGAGCGAATTGGCCGAGACGGCCAACGACATGGATCGGTACGACTCTTCGAGCAACAGCGGAAAGCGCATGATCAAGAAGAAGAAGGCGCGCGGACGCATGATCCTTCTCGACAAGACGAGCTTCTAAGCGGTCACGGGCGCCCGAATACTGCACTTTTCGATAGCTGCGAGGAGAAGAAAAATGTCTGCAAGCGCGACACTCAAACACGAAGACACCTTCGAACGAGATATCTTGGGACTCATCGGCGGCGGGTTCGCCGCCGGCATCGTGGCAAGCTTGCTCGAGCTCGTCGTCGGCCGCGAGGTTCAGGCGCTGACCGCGCTCAGCTTTGCGGCGGTGGTGGGCCTGGTGATCAACGGGCTCGACCCGCGCGAAGACACCGCGATGATGCGATTAATCTTGGCATTGGCCGGTGGCGTCATGATGGGCGGACTGGCTGGGGTGGGCGTCTGGGGCGCGCCGATGTGGGCGGCGGCCATCGGCGGCGGTTTCTTGGGGGCGGCGCTGACCTTCGATCGCGCCCAATCCCTGGGCCGAAAGCTGTGGACCTGGGGCATCTTTGCCGCAGCGCTGCCCGCCGGGGTGTTCACCGCCGAGACCTTGTTCGCCACCGGGTTTATGCAGCCGCTCGACGTGATGTTGGTGCGCGAGGCGCTCGCCGGCGGCGCATGGGGGCTGTTTTTGGCGGTTGCCGCGGGCATGAGCGACCTGGAGTGGGAGCATAACTCGGTTATCAGCGACTTGGACGAGGCCATCGCACGCCATCGCGACCCGGTGCGTGACTATTTGGAGTCGGCCAAGGAATTGTACCGACAGATCACCCGCGAGTGCGAACGCGCCGAGCAGGACGACACGCGACGGCGCGCCGTCGAGATCGCGACGGATACCGTTGGGTCGCTGCTCAGGTTTGCCAGCCGCTTCGAGGAACTACGCGACACGCTCCGGCGCTCGGGCGGCGAGAGGTTGAGCCGGCGCCTCGAGCGCATGGAGCGCCGACTCGACGATGTGAAAGACGCCTCGCTTCGGCGAGAGTTGGAGCAATCGCGCGCCCACATTCTGCAACAGGTGCAGATGCGACAGCGTCTCGAGCTTGCCTGTGCGCGTCTCGAGTCGAGATTGCAGCGCAGCGTGACCACGCTCGAAAAGCTTCACCTGACGTTGGTCCAACATGCGACCAGCGCGACCAATGATGCCGGGTTGACCGAGGCCTTGTCGCGGCTCGAGCAGTTGGCCGACGAGGTCGAGCTCAAGAGTCTGTCGGTTGACGAGCTGTGCGAGATGGAGGCATTAGAGGCCAGCGAGGCGAACGCGGCCCCGGCCGAGCAGGACCAGCAAGAGCAGAGCCAACAAGGCCAGGGCGCGGACGGGGAGCTTGACGTTTCCCCCGAAGGTGCTGATGGTGATCTCTCCACGGAACCCACCAACGACCCGGATTCGCCAGGCGCTTCCGACCACCGAGACGAGAGCAAGTATGAGCACGTCGTCTGCGAACAAGACTCATCGTGCTGAAATCCACTCCCACTCCACCGCCAGCGACGGGGCGTATGCTCCGTCGCGGGTCGCCGAGTTATGCCATCAGCGCGGCGTCGAGGTCTGGTCATTGACCGATCACGATAACTGCAATGGATGCACCGAAGCGCGCGAGGCGGCCGAGTCGCTGGGCATCACCTTTATCTCGGGCATCGAGATCAGCGCCTACCACGACACCTCGGTGCACGTGCTCGGCTACGGCGTCGACACCGAGGGCGACGTCATCCAAGACTACTCCGAGCGACGCTTCGAGAGCCGGCGGGAGCGCATGCGCCAGATGATCGCGCGGCTCGATGACCTGGGGGTCGACATCAGCTTCGAGGCGGTCGCCGACATCGCCCAAGACGCCATCATGGGCCGGCCCCACTTGGCGCGCGCGCTCGTCGCGGCCGGCGAAGTCGGTAGTGTCAACGAAGCCTTCGACCGCTACCTGCATACCGGCGGGCCCGCCCACGTATCGATGGGGTGGCCGTCGGTCGAAAACGCAATCGACCTCATCCATCGCGCCGGCGGGATCGCAATTCTGGCCCATCCCGGCCAATACGACCTCGACGACGACATCGGAGACTGGATCGACGCCGGCCTCGACGGCATCGAGGCGATTCACCCCCAACACAATCGCCAGGCGCGCCGCCGCTATGCCAAAATGGCCCGCGGATTCGGCGTGCTGAGCACCGCCAGCAGCGATTTTCACGGCAACCGCGACCGCTTCGCCCATTTCGGTAACGTGCCGTTCCCGGTCAACTGGCTCGACGCCTTCCTGGAGCGGCTGGGCGTTTCCTGACGTTTGGCACTTGCACAGTTGGCTGCAGTTTGGTCGAATTTGGCCGCCTATTGCCTTGATTGGGCTCATTGGGGCCAAATTTATCCGATTAGCGCGTGTGAGTGATGAGCGAAGAACCGAACGAGCAAGTTCCCACCGGTGACAAAGACGGGGTCGACAAGCGCGGCATCATGACGGTCGTGGTGATCTTTGGCGGCCTCTTCTTGATGTTGCTCCTCTTCGCGGTCGTCATGATCAGCGCGTTCAGCGATGACTCGGGCATCGGAGGCGCCGACAACCAGGTCGGGATCATCGAGGTCAAAGGCCCGATCATGGAGAGCAAAAAGACCGTCGAGGATTTGCGCAAGTTCACCAAGCGCGACTCCATCAAGGGGATCGTGGTGCGCGTGGATAGCCCCGGAGGAGCCGTCGCACCGAGCCAAGAGATCTTCCAGGCGGTCAAACGCGCCTCCAAGAAAAAGCCGGTGGTCGTCTCGATGGGCAGCACCGCGGCCAGCGGCGGCTACTACATCGCGCTCGGCGCCGAGCATATCATCGCCAACTCGGGCACGGTGACCGGGTCGATCGGTGTCATCTCGCAGCTGTTCAACGTCGAGGGGCTCCTCGAGAAGGTCGACGTGCAGGTCAACACCGTCAAAACCGGGAAGTATAAAGACGCCGGCTCGCCGTTTCGCGAGTTTGGCGCCGAAGACCGAGAGTATTTCCGCGCGCTGCTCGACGATATCTACGAGCAATTCATCGAGGACGTGGCCGAAGCCCGTGGCCTCGAGTTGTCAGAAGTGCGCAAGGTCGCCGATGGACGCGTCTTCACCGGTCGCCAAGCCAAAGAGTACAAGCTCGTCGACGCCATCGGCACCTTCCAAGACGCCGTCGACTGGGTCAAAGACGAGGCCAAGAT
It encodes:
- a CDS encoding vWA domain-containing protein — translated: MKRLGTIAVIAGLLLATALFYRLRPEETPPETTEVKVTKPTPVPVKQEPTPTTHAAADGTLELEAGISHGYIASANAEDVYAAIDISAKEIEGGTRPPLNLAVVIDRSGSMRGSKLEYAKRAAMRLVDELEPHDRLSIISYASGVSVDISSRKATRAAKASMRAAVQQIYAGGGTNISGGYSRGFQEVQRWKTEESVNRVVLLSDGKATVGVTNPYSLESMARTNLQQGVSLTTMGVGLDYNEDLMAGMADQGAGNYYFIDQPNTVVSIFESEFDGLAKTVARNTSLVISLAEGVDVENLYGFSFERSDNQVMVALAEFQSGEKKNILLKLKTSAKSAGKLPVMDIDLSYEDVTDDGAKNQNVALSSVVTDDIAKTKTEINVDVISRVQQVEVAESLKEAMVAYDRGDKAQAQQVLEKRRSSLRRARKKYDLQEPAFAEAESELAETANDMDRYDSSSNSGKRMIKKKKARGRMILLDKTSF
- a CDS encoding sulfite exporter TauE/SafE family protein, which produces MSASATLKHEDTFERDILGLIGGGFAAGIVASLLELVVGREVQALTALSFAAVVGLVINGLDPREDTAMMRLILALAGGVMMGGLAGVGVWGAPMWAAAIGGGFLGAALTFDRAQSLGRKLWTWGIFAAALPAGVFTAETLFATGFMQPLDVMLVREALAGGAWGLFLAVAAGMSDLEWEHNSVISDLDEAIARHRDPVRDYLESAKELYRQITRECERAEQDDTRRRAVEIATDTVGSLLRFASRFEELRDTLRRSGGERLSRRLERMERRLDDVKDASLRRELEQSRAHILQQVQMRQRLELACARLESRLQRSVTTLEKLHLTLVQHATSATNDAGLTEALSRLEQLADEVELKSLSVDELCEMEALEASEANAAPAEQDQQEQSQQGQGADGELDVSPEGADGDLSTEPTNDPDSPGASDHRDESKYEHVVCEQDSSC
- a CDS encoding matrixin family metalloprotease, giving the protein MFRPSHTITGLLAATLLCAGATNVQASTWAEPPAQQQPWLGYGWFVENGWPIPVEDFPVRFVFLGEAPAGVSFEQVERAARNAAASWTDVPCASAQVVYAGHRPSLDEVGPGEIPFLFTSPQNATCFLPQTVGFTKLGCVDEYPNRTVFLNSADYDWSPEPRPFQPAYTDPSGEHRLTVDVESVLTHELGHVLGLSHTDDTLATMAPSYRGDGGMRTLAVDDKLGLCAIYEVATPRDECSSGRDCALGHRCDMVESLRLCRETRGEVGEACALDRLVCEEACVLAPNPGDFGYCTVTCEAEADDCPDGYRCTEGLLVADLAHCERIAAPDEPTCASTGSQRSVLPSLWWVVAAACFTAARRRVIRKRVR
- a CDS encoding PHP domain-containing protein, coding for MSTSSANKTHRAEIHSHSTASDGAYAPSRVAELCHQRGVEVWSLTDHDNCNGCTEAREAAESLGITFISGIEISAYHDTSVHVLGYGVDTEGDVIQDYSERRFESRRERMRQMIARLDDLGVDISFEAVADIAQDAIMGRPHLARALVAAGEVGSVNEAFDRYLHTGGPAHVSMGWPSVENAIDLIHRAGGIAILAHPGQYDLDDDIGDWIDAGLDGIEAIHPQHNRQARRRYAKMARGFGVLSTASSDFHGNRDRFAHFGNVPFPVNWLDAFLERLGVS
- a CDS encoding mechanosensitive ion channel family protein, giving the protein MFFSRDNQGERASHSRAPLRHALRFSSLLLVAFLVFAVAGCESPTEFFQSNPPEFSAPSEPGTTEQQTTEQETTDQKSAESQKAQAGQQEAEQKPKDTTEAQKDDEPLSAETLAVQVQSLEPGAEKAKRILERNFEGFLERQDLGFTSALPDMVLADLDGLGERVTRAPQRFQQMSPREIAFELFPALVALILTIVFALLDRAFLKWSKRWQARIHIDISRAATQGLRALVLVSGRVAPLLSLVILSYFPIQALAQQSPWSLFLTRALWLGVAYRAIHAAFVVTFSGRLIDVADEHALRLETYAIWVTRLIFGFLLALAAIETFEYHRQVFYFVRFCLELTVAFVPVYLFFVQPSVMALLPAYEGSRIYSFFRETIDRYYHWLLSVTVLLLLMRAAGFDNASTFILSRGYAIILLVIFAFVVGNGIKAFLRKRTEAIDAEEAVGTRTAETGPPHLAASLEKFLFVAGGLIVIVTILDLLAVREAVVALLRTPILAAGNVQISLFNVLAVGLIVFGTVLAIKILKAFLNAKVYPAFSVDVGIAYAINTLLSYVLVVIAFLMVLAAIGVNLSAIAVVLASLGVGIGFGLQTLTENLISGFIILFGRSVKKGDFITVRDTYGRVEAVGARSVVIRTPDNYDMLIPSKEIVGGQITNWTFRDSYVRMRIDVGVTYNADPSHVKEVLLDAAANCDLILQKPDPEVWLVGFGDSSVNFQLLVYYDCRQVSPFRLKGLIYFDIWDALHKADIEIPFPQRDIHVRTGEVLPEVAKMLRELRQNGEDAENGNLLPLEMDDEDKE
- the trpA gene encoding tryptophan synthase subunit alpha; translation: MNERLAYVCRKAQGQGERLLMTAIVAADPYLDATLDYMRVLADEGADMIELIFPFSDPTYHGAVIQRASARALREEVSWDEIIELGQQFRETHDTPVFFSTYYNRILARGIDTFVDCLLEAKFDGAMVTDLPWEEGEALRTALRANNLALPAAVAPTTTTERFAQIAAGCDSFLIWTGHSGGEPTISNQQFAERMKEFRQSSDSPILASMKISTGYDAQAVAPHCDGVLVGSALVWLVEGRGPNFTESLAGFVRELRLGVDGKLETPGEDAPQ
- a CDS encoding pyridoxal-phosphate dependent enzyme, which codes for MSGHPHSGRFGRFGGRFIAEALWTPLQEVAEAFESAAADVAFMEDFEAMLDHRIGRPTPLTLLRNLSDEMGGGMLWIKREDLCQGGNFTVNLAAAYALLAKRTGREWIVGETATGEFGVALASMGNALGLKTRIFMGREDREAEPLMVRRMEELGVDLETVDSTLRGRKAACSEALRFWATHSSTHFYCPSSLAAPDPYPRMSAFFLSVIGAETRVQVRRRGRTPEYVVAPVGSGGYAAGLFSEFVDEEMVQLAGVQAAGEGLSCRHSASLVAGRPGVFQGTYSFLLQDDDGQVLSPASIAGGMSVPNVGPQHAHWAEQGRVHYVAVTDDEAIDGVRKLLKYEGILVSLESGHALAYALKLLPTLHEDQDVVVGVTGGGMRDLKRLACCDDSGGA
- the sppA gene encoding signal peptide peptidase SppA, whose translation is MSEEPNEQVPTGDKDGVDKRGIMTVVVIFGGLFLMLLLFAVVMISAFSDDSGIGGADNQVGIIEVKGPIMESKKTVEDLRKFTKRDSIKGIVVRVDSPGGAVAPSQEIFQAVKRASKKKPVVVSMGSTAASGGYYIALGAEHIIANSGTVTGSIGVISQLFNVEGLLEKVDVQVNTVKTGKYKDAGSPFREFGAEDREYFRALLDDIYEQFIEDVAEARGLELSEVRKVADGRVFTGRQAKEYKLVDAIGTFQDAVDWVKDEAKIDGDAKLVYPAKEDLGFLSQVIEGATDTVVNQVRSRHSPVVEYRMAP